A window of Nicotiana tabacum cultivar K326 chromosome 24, ASM71507v2, whole genome shotgun sequence contains these coding sequences:
- the LOC142178061 gene encoding uncharacterized protein LOC142178061 yields MKTTKPILNQAYALIIEDESQNSNSNIGNRGDHVAMQAGKGQLGMQNNIGQQYKRKKPFVKCEYCNKPGHSKENYYKLIGYPTDFKNKRSYAANIVTRGSENDKPTQQDGEKGSSDGLKVGPYFTKDQYRKNLSMLNKETPGCQANMAEWIIDSGATHHIAHDLDVLETKDKFQDLYNGKVMGIGREKGGLYILKKVFKGDLDKFVRGIKQFASTTTTKSNEEDGALWHRRLGHASLKSDVVVVLKKFLSMLLTQFQFRIKVIRTDNGRNYFNKHMKKLFDVYGISHQRSCVYTPQQNGVMERKHRHILDISRALKFQASILQDSRYPPNGADLQPERVGDSIPDESTEPRSYDAHTSVDTEGSEEDVEEETHVKQVLLVVIEDNIVDMPKTGVADSIPDDADIQMQELHANISTLTDPKTFSEASKDKRWIEAMEMEIKALEDNKIWSIVDLPKGKKAIGSKWVYKIKYKASG; encoded by the exons ATGAAAACTACAAAGCCAATATTGAATCAAGCGTATGCTCTAATCATTGAGGATGaaagtcaaaattcaaattcaaatatagGAAATAGAGGAGATCATGTTGCTATGCAAGCAGGCAAAGGACAATTAGGAATGCAAAACAATATAGGACAACAATACAAAAGAAAGAAGCCTTTTGTGAAGTGTGAATACTGCAACAAACCTGGCCATTCAAAGGAGAACTATTACAAGCTTATTGGTTACCCAACTGACTTCAAAAATAAGAGATCATATGCAGCTAACATAGTGACTCGAGGTTCTGAAAATGATAAGCCAACACAACAAGATGGAGAGAAAGGCAGTAGTGATGGATTGAAGGTAGGGCCATACTTCACTAAAGATCAGTACAGGAAAAATTTGAGCATGTTGAACAAGGAAACTCCTGGATGCCAAGCTAACATGGCAG AATGGATAATTGACTCTGGAGCTACACATCACATTGCTCATGATCTAGATGTATTAGAGACCAAGGACAAA TTTCAGGACCTCTACAATGGCAAGGTGATGGGGATTGGTAGAGAGAAAGGTGGTCTGTACATATTGAAGAAAGTATTCAAAGGAGATTTGGACAAGTTTGTCAGAGGAATAAAACAGTTTGCATCAACTACAACCACAAAAAGTAATGAGGAGGATGGAGCCCTTTGGCACAGAAGACTAGGCCATGCCTCC TTGAAAAGTGATGTTGTTGTGGTGCTAAAGAAGTTTCTTTCTATGTTACTAACACAATTTCAATTTAGAATCAAAGTGATTAGGACAGACAATGGGAGAAATTATTTTAACAAACACATGAAAAAGTTATTTGATGTCTATGGGATAAGCCATCAGAGAAGCTGCGTATACACTCCACAGCAAAATGGAGTAATGGAGAGGAAGCACAGACATATTCTAGATATATCAAGAGCATTGAAGTTTCAAGCAAGTATCCTACAAGATTCTAGG TATCCTCCTAATGGTGCAGACTTGCAGCCTGAGAGAGTTGGAGATAGTATCCCAGATGAGTCTACTGAGCCAAGAAGTTATGATGCACATACATCAGTTGACACTgaaggaagtgaagaagatgtAGAGGAAGAAACTCATGTTAAGCAGGTCTTACTAGTGGTTATAGAGGATAACATTGTTGACATGCCTAAGACTGGAGTTGCTGATTCAATTCCAGATGATGCAGACAT ACAAATGCAGGAGCTTCATGCTAACATTTCCACATTGACTGATCCAAAGACATTCAGTGAGGCTTCAAAGGACAAAAGGTGGATTGAGGCAATGGAAATGGAGATTAAGGCATTGGAAGATAACAAAATCTGGAGTATTGTGGACCTGCCAAAGGGGAAAAAGGCCATTGGGTCAAAATGGGTGTACAAGATCAAGTATAAGGCTAGTGGATAA
- the LOC142178062 gene encoding uncharacterized protein LOC142178062 — MAAEKTDHTHPLFFHPSDTPSSILIPIELIGSEDYGLWRRSMRIALQAKRKLGFVLGTCKKDSFKSELHEDWETCNAIVLSWIMNTVSLDLLSSIVYASNAHLVWEDLSKRFDKVNRVRSFQLHREIATIS; from the coding sequence ATGGCGGCTGAGAAAACTGACCACACACATCCTTTGTTTTTTCATCCCTCGGATACTCCTAGTTCAATTTTGATTCCCATAGAACTTATTGGATCAGAGGATTATGGATTATGGCGTCGATCGATGCGAATTGCATTGCAAGCTAAGAGGAAGCTAGGGTTTGTGCTCGGGACATGCAAAAAGGACTCATTCAAGTCTGAATTACATGAGGACTGGGAAACATGTAATGCAATTGTGCTTTCTTGGATCATGAACACAGTGTCTCTAGATTTACTTAGCAGTATTGTATATGCATCTAATGCGCATTTGGTTTGGGAGGATCTGAGTAAAAGGTTCGACAAGGTGAATCGTGTGAGAAGTTTTCAATTACATAGAGAGATAGCCACTATCTCATAA